The Bacillus sp. NEB1478 genome contains the following window.
GAAGCCTTTCAAGGTTGATCGCGAATCCAGAACTAAACAGGATAATAGAAAATAACGGCAAATACCCTGTCATATACACATTTTTCTTCATTCTGTTAACTGTATCCCCCTCAATTTGTAAACTTTCATACAAATATACATTCACACGATAACCGTTTTCATTTATAATGGGGAGAGAATATGGAAAGAATAAGACTACTTTCAAAGGAGGAGTTCAGATGAGCTTTATCCTCATCCTACTTGTGATGCTCGCCTTCCTGACTGCTATTTTTACAGCAGGCTATAACGACCGTCCTGGTAAAAACTAATCCATATACATATGGAAGCAAAAACGTCCTTAAACAAGGACGTTTTTTATTTCCTCTTTACTTTAGCTCTCCGAAACTCTGCTGCCTAAGTGCTTCATAAATTAAAATTGCTGCTGTATTAGACAGATTCAAAGAACGAATATTTTCGTTCATCGGAATACGCAAACATCTTTCTAAGTTCGCATCGATCAATTCTCTAGGTAAACCTTTTGTCTCTTTCCCAAAAACAAAAAAGACATCTTTTTCAGAATCTGAATAATCAAAGTCAGAATACGTCTGCTCCCCAAATTTCGTTATATAATAAAATTCACCATTAGGGTACGCTTGAAAAAAAGCGTCCAAAGAATCATGATGACGCAGATTTACGTGTTCCCAATAGTCTAGCCCCGCCCGTTTTAAATACTTATCTTCGAGCGAAAACCCCAGTGGATGGATCAAGTGTAAATACGTATCGGTTCCAGCACACGTCCTGGCAATATTTCCAGTGTTCGCAGGAATCAATGGTTCGAATAATACAACATGTATAGCCAAAAAGCTCACCTCAAAACAATATTCCAATAAGTACTTATTATAGCACTTTTTAAGGAATATCACTCTCTTATTGGTGAGCTTTGATTTTATAGGATGTGAAAAAATTTATATTGAATTCTTTTCGTATACGCTGTAGAGTCTTCATAGCCCCAGTAACGCATTCTGCTGTTTGTCGTATGAGCATTCACAAGGGGTTCCCCCGACGGATCCTTAGCTACGACAATCGTACTGTGCTGATAATGGCCGTCTCCAGTAAAGTCATAGCAAATGACATCACCTGGCAAAAGCAGACTGGCAGACGATTTTTCCTGTGCCTGCAAACTTGATTTCGACCCGCTCAAATACCAGCGGAAGGCGTTCGCTACAGACCAGCTATAACTCCATGAATTGTTGCGCATCCACCAGCCCTTTGACTTAATCGATTGAGGCGTCATCGGGATACCTCCCCCATGAAGACATTGCGAAATATAATTCGTGCAATCATTTTCGAATGTTTTAAAGGCCGGGTTATAGGAATTCCACCATCGCTCTGCATAACGGACGGCTGCCAATCTGTCATAACCATCCTTTGAAGGAACGATTGATTCGTTTTCGCGTTCGATTTTCGGCAATTCCTTATAGTTTCCTTCAACGATTACAGGCTCATCACTCATCATTTCACCATCAACAAAAACAGCCCGCCGTTCCTGCGACATTTCTTCCACATAAAAATCAAACTCTTGTT
Protein-coding sequences here:
- the trmL gene encoding tRNA (uridine(34)/cytosine(34)/5-carboxymethylaminomethyluridine(34)-2'-O)-methyltransferase TrmL; this translates as MAIHVVLFEPLIPANTGNIARTCAGTDTYLHLIHPLGFSLEDKYLKRAGLDYWEHVNLRHHDSLDAFFQAYPNGEFYYITKFGEQTYSDFDYSDSEKDVFFVFGKETKGLPRELIDANLERCLRIPMNENIRSLNLSNTAAILIYEALRQQSFGELK
- a CDS encoding amidase domain-containing protein — encoded protein: MIHADGDGRGFFLKEEQESFLRKKQILNDRKAFIVNNQANGSILRKTESENRAQVDYLVHYSLLIKQEFDFYVEEMSQERRAVFVDGEMMSDEPVIVEGNYKELPKIERENESIVPSKDGYDRLAAVRYAERWWNSYNPAFKTFENDCTNYISQCLHGGGIPMTPQSIKSKGWWMRNNSWSYSWSVANAFRWYLSGSKSSLQAQEKSSASLLLPGDVICYDFTGDGHYQHSTIVVAKDPSGEPLVNAHTTNSRMRYWGYEDSTAYTKRIQYKFFHIL